The genomic window CGAGCCGATCACTACCGGCGAATCCGGGGCCGGAAACGTGTTGAGCGGCATGCCTGTTGCCGGGACGGGTACCGGCGCGCGAGGAGCCGGCGCAGGTCCCCGCTATGGGTTCAAGCCCACCATCATGGCCCGGCCACTGCCGGCCGGCTGATCGGAAACCTCCAACCACGCCGTCTCATTCGAAAGGAGCAGCAAAAATGTTCAAACGCATTCTGGTTGTGACGGTCGCGTTGCTCGGACCGCTGGGAGCCGTCGGCACCGCTCAGGCCGACACCTCCTCGGACGCGAAGTTCATCGCACTCCTGAAGAACGAGGGCATCAGCGACCACATCTCGCCTGCCCACGCGATCGAGGGCGGCCACATGGTGTGTACGAAGCTCGACCAGGGCATGACGCCCACCGAGGTGGCCAACGACGTACTCAACAGCAGTTCGATGCCCGCCTATCACTCCGGTTACTTCGTCGGCGCCGCCATCGAGATCTACTGCCCGCAGTACGAGCCCGAGGAGTCGAAGACCTAGCAGGACTGGTGAAGGATTACACCGCCGCTGCTGGGTCGCTTCGGCAGCGGCGGTGTAATCCTTCACCAGTCGGTCAGCGGGTCTTGCGAAAAACCAGCCAGCGCAACTCGATTGGCGATTGCTCAGGCTCGACGTCGAACACGTCCAGGCCGTTGGCCCAACCGACGAACCAGTTCGTGGGCGGCCAAGCACCTTGCGGCAGATGCGCCTGCTCGTACTCGACGACGGAATCGTCGGCCACCAATTCCAGCGGCAGCTCGCCCGCCGCGCCCGCGACCTCGTCGCGAGTGAAAATCATTGTGTTGCACTGCTGCCCGAGCTGCACCGCGGCACTGTCCGGAAGGTAGCTCGGGCGGGGCAGGAACGCATTGAACACCAGATGTCCGCCGAGCGCCAGGCAATCGGCGGCAAGTTCGAACACGCCGCGCAGCTCTTGCGTGGTCCGGAACTCCGGCACTACCTCCGAGGCCACGATGAGCTGATAATCCGACCGAACCCCGTCCATGGAGTCGAACGCGTCGCTCTCGATGACGTGCACGTCGAGCGACTCCTCCTGCGCCTTGGAACGGATGATTTCCGCGAACTTCGGCGTCATTTCCACCGCGTCCACCGGATGTCCGCGCCGGGCCAGCGCCAGGGCATTGCGTCCGGTTCCGGCGCCGACATCCAGCACGCGATAGGTCGCCGGATCGGCCGCCGCCGCGGCCAGCGCCGACACGCGCGCGTCAGCTTCGGTGCCGAACAGTGGCCCCTCCCGGGAACCGACCCAGGTGTCGTAGTCGCCTGCGACCGTCACCCATTCGGCTTGCACGCGATAGTTCATGCCGACGCCGAACGGAGCGTGGTAGGAGATCACGATGTTCGAACGCTGAGAAGCGTTGTACGCCCGGGCCAACTCCGTCTCCAACATCGTTCTGAGTTGAGCGGTTTCGTCGGCCGTCTGCTGGGCACCCACGCTGGCGAAGATGTGGTGGCAGATCTTCATGTACTCGTCGATCAACGCCGGAACCGCCGGCACAGTGATCTGGCCCGCGGCGACCGATCGCCGATACAACCGTCGCGCCATGGCGTCGCGCAGCGTGGGCGGATCGAAGCGTCCGGTAGGCGGATCCTGCATGAGACTCTTCTACCTGACCCGGCCCGCTTCGTACACCGCGGGCGCAGAACCTGTATCGACATGCGCTGCAACAGGTTCGGACAAATCGATACGTTTCTGGCCGTTAAGTGGCCGACAGGTAAACAACGCATGTACAGCTGCGCGGCGAGTGGAACGGCGGCCCATCCGTGGGAAGAATTCGAACTGTCGGAGCCGTCAGCAAGTCCACTTCGGGAGGGTCTGACATGTGTTCGCGAGTTGTCGTAGCCGCAGTGCTGGTCGCGGTACTCGGCCCGATGGCAGTCGGGACCGCACACGCCGACGGGACCGACGACAAGTTCCTCGCCGACCTGCGGGCCGAAGGCATCACCGACCACCTCTCGAGCGCACATGCGATCGAGGCCGGCCACTTCGTGTGCGTAAAACTCGACAACGGCATGTCGGCGACCGACGTAGCCAATGACGTGCTGAACAGCAGCAGCATGCCGGCCTACCATTCCGGGTTCTTCGTCGGCGCCAGCATCAACGCGTACTGCCCGAGGCACAAGAATGAACTGCCTGCCACCTGACGCGGCATCCGGTTGACCCAGCCTTATATATAAGGTGTCGCCCGACGGCCTGGACCGGTCATCACGGCAGGGTTTTCCGCTCCGAGATTCTTTCCCCTGGTGTCTTTGAATGCCAGAAATATCCCGTTCAACAAGACGTCGCGGACCAGCCGCCACGATCCTGTGCACTCAATTGCTGTGGAATGACTGTGGCAGGCCCCTAACCAGGGCCAACGCTGTTACTGTGTCGTTACACCAGGTGAATTCGTCGTGCCGTCGAGTGAACAAATGCTAACAGGCGCCATCGAGCCCAACCTGGGACCGGACAGTCATCTACTCTCTTGGCTGAGAGCGATGCTGGGGAACATCTGAGGGAGGAAACAGCATGTCGTTCGTGACCACACAACCGGAAGCTCTGGCAGCGGCGGCGGGGAACCTGCAGGGCATCGGCACGACCATGAGCGCCCAGAATGCGGCGGCGGCCGCCCCGACGACCGGAGTTGTGCCCGCTGCGGCCGACGAGGTGTCAGCGCTGACCGCCGCCCAGTTCGCCGCGCATGCGCAGATGTACCAGGCGGTCAGCGCCCAGGCCGCTGCGATCCACGAGATGTTCGTCAACACGCTGGCAACGAGTTCCGGTTCCTACGCGGCAACCGAGGCCGCAAACGCAGCCGCCGCCGGCTGACCGAACTGGCCCTGCAGCGACTCGGGACGGATTGGCTACGGACGTGAACTCCACGGCAACCTCCCACCGCTCGGCGACTTCGACTATCGGCTCGGGCGGGCCGGCAGCCGAGGTCCGCACGAATTCTCCGTCAACTCGGACGCCGCGGTTTGGGTTCGACGTATATCTGACCGTGCAAGACCCGGTGGCCGCCGGCTGACGGAAGGGGGGAATCAGCCGAAGTTCACGGTCGGTGGTTGTGTCACCGCACAGCCGATCCGGCCATCGCGTCCGTAACAACAATTCAGGTAGCAACAACTAAGGAGAAACCAGCATGGCTGGACGCTTTATGACCGACCCGTACGCGATGCGGGACATGGCGGGCCGTTTTGAGACGCACGCCCAGACCGTCGAGGACGAGGCCCGCCGCATGTGGGCGTCCTCGCAGAACATCTCCGGCGCAGGCTGGAGCGGCCAGGCCGAGGCGACCTCGCTGGACACCATGGGCCAGATGAACCAGGCCTTCCGCAACATTGTCAACATGCTGCACGGAGTGCGCGACGGACTGATCCGGGACGCCAACAACTACGAGCAGCAAGAGCAGGCCTCCCAGCAAATCCTCAGCAGCTAGCTTCCAAAGCCGCAGCTGCGTACGCTTTCTGACATTAGGAGAACATCGATATGACCATTAACTACCAGTTCGGCGATGTGGACGCCCACGGCGCTCTCATTCGCGCGCAGGCCGCCAACCTGGAGGCCGAGCACCAGGCCATCGTTCGCGATGTGCTGGCTGCCGGTGACTTCTGGGGTGGCGCCGGTTCGGTGGCTTGCCAGGAGTTCATCACCCAGTTGGGTCGCAACTTCCAGGTGATCTACGAGCAGGCCAACTCCCACGGCCAGAAGGTTCAGTCCGCCGGCAGCAACATGGCGCAGACCGACAGCGCCGTCGGCTCCAGCTGGGCCTAAAACCGAACTTCAGGCGCGGCAGCACACCAGCCGGTGTGCTGCCGTGTCCTGCAGTTATCAGGCACGTCAACTTCTGAGGCAGGGATGGACCAGCAGAGCACCCGTACCGATATCACCGTTAACGTCGACGGCTTCTGGATGCTCCAGGCGCTCCTGGATATCCGGCACGTCGCACCCGAGTTGCGTTGCCGTCCGTATGTGTCCACGGACAATAACGACTGGCTCAACGAGCACCCCGGCATGGCGGTCATGCGAGAACAGGGCATCGTCGTCGGCGACGCCGTCAACGAGCATGTCGCCGCCCGGATGAAAGTGCTCGCCGCTCCCGACCTGGAGGTCGTTGCTCTGCTGTCCCGCGGGAAGCTGCTCTACGGCGTGGTCGAGGACGAGAACCAGCCGCCCGGCTCCCGCGACATTCCCGACAATGAGTTCCGCGTGGTACTGGCTCGTCGCGGCCAGCACTGGGTGTCGGCGGTCCGGGTCGGCAACGACATCACCGTCGACGACGTCTCCGTCACCGACAGCGCCTCGATCGCCGCGCTGGTCCTCGACGGCCTGGAGTCCATCCACCACGCCGATCCCGCCGCGATCAACGCCGTCAACGTGCCCTTGGAGGAGATGCTGGAGGCGACGAAGTCCTGGCAGGAGTCCGGCTTCAACGTGTTCTCCGGCGGCGATCTGCGCCGCATGGGCATCAGCGCCTCCACCGTGGCGGCACTGGGACAGGCCTTGTCGGATCCGGCTGCCGAAGTCGCGGTATACGCCCGGCAATACCGAGACGACGCCAAGGGACCCAGTGCATCGGTGTTGTCCCTCAAGGACGGATCGGGCGGACGCATCGCCCTCTATCAGCAGGCGCGAACGGCGGGTTCGGGTGAAGCGTGGCTTGCCATTTGTCCGGCTACTCCGCAACTGGTGCAAGTAGGTGTGAAGACCGTTTTGGACACGCTGCCCTATGGCGAATGGAAAACGCACAGCCGGGTGTGACCGTGGGTTTCCAAACACGGTGCGTGACAATGATTTTGAAGAATTAATGCAGTCGAGATGCGAACACGGCGAATTGCTCTAGAATCGGCTGCAATGCAAAAAAACAGCGTGACCAACAACTATTAGTCGCGAGGCGAGGCAAATGAAATCGGAGTCAGTCGAGCCGCAGCTCCCACGGGGCGGTGTCACCTTGGGCTCGGTGAGTGCACCGACAACGCCGCGCGCGTGGCTTGGTGACCGGAATGAGGGTTTCGCAATGGCAGTCACATTGGCAGGGGGTGCAGGACGGTGACCGCAGTAGTTGATGCGCCACAGACCGATCTTGAGGGCGTCGCATCGCCCCGAGCTGTGGTCGTCGGCATCATGGCCGGCGAGGGTGTTCAGATTGGCGTGCTGCTGGACGCCAATGCGCCGGTTTCGGTGATGACCGAGCCGCTGCTCAAGGTGGTCAACAGCCGCCTTCGAGAGCTGGGGGAGACCCCGCTGGAGGCCACCGGACGTGGTCGCTGGGCATTGTGCCTGGTGGACGGCACGCCGCTGCGCGCCACCCAGTCGCTGACCGAACAGGACGTATTCGACGGCGACCGACTGTGGATTCGGTTCATCAACGACACCGAGCACCGGTCGCAGGTCATCGAGCACATCTCGACCGCGGTCGCGGCCGACCTGAGCAAGCGCTTCACCTCGATCGACCCCGTCGTCGCCATCCAGGTCGGTGCATCGATGGTGGCGACCGGCGTGGTTCTCGCTTCCGGCGTGCTGGGCTGGTGGCGCTGGCACCACAACTCCTGGCTGCCCACCATCGCTACCGCCGTCATCGGCGTGCTGGTCCTGGGTGTCAGCCTGCTGCTGCTGATGCGGGCGAAGAACGATGCGGATCGCCGTGTCGCCGACATCATGCTGCTCAGCTCCCTGGCTCCGATCACCGTCGCGGCCGCGGCCGCACCGCCCGGCCCGGTCGGGTCACCGCAGGCCGTGCTCGGCTTCGGCGTCCTCACCATCGCCTCGGCCCTGGCCCTGCGGTTCACCGGTCGCCGCCTGGCGATCTACACCGCGATTGTGACCGTCTGCCTGCTGACAACGCTGGCCAGCCTGGCCCGGATGGTGGCCGCTACCAGCGCGGTGACCATGCTGTGCTCCCTGGTGTTGATCTCGGTGCTGCTCTACCACGCCGCACCAGCGCTGGCCCGGCGGCTTGCCGGGATCCGGCTGCCGGTGTTCCCGTCGGCCACCAGCCGGTGGGTCTTCGAGGCGCGGCCCGACCTGCCCACGACTGTGGTTCGCCCCGACGGCGGTCCGCCAGTTCTGGAAGGCCCGGCCTCGGTGCGCGACGTGCTGCTGCAGGCCGAACGTGCTCGCTCCTTCTTGAGCGGCCTGCTGGTCGGGCTCGGGGTGCTGATGGTGGTCTCGCTGTCCGCCCTGTGCAATCCCCACACCAACGAGCGCTGGCTGCCGCTGCTGCTTGCTGGGTTCAGCGCCGGCTTCCTGATGCTGCGCGGGCGCTCATACGTGGACCGCTGGCAGTCGATCACCTTGGCCGCAACCGCGGTGATCATCGTCGCGGCGGTGTGCGTGCGCTACGCCCTGGTGTTGTCCTCACCGTTGTCGGTGTCGATCACCGCGGCGATCCTGGTGCTGCTGCCCGCGGCGGGCCTGACCGCGGCGGCGGTCGTCCCCAACACGATCTACAGCCCGCTGTTCCGCAAGTTCGTGGAATGGATCGAGTACCTCTGCCTCATGCCGATCTTCCCGCTGGCATTGTGGTTGATGAACGTTTATGCAGCGATTAGGTACCGGTAGCAGCAGCCTGTGGCGTGGTCGCGTAACCACCGCGACC from Mycobacterium kubicae includes these protein-coding regions:
- a CDS encoding DUF732 domain-containing protein — protein: MFKRILVVTVALLGPLGAVGTAQADTSSDAKFIALLKNEGISDHISPAHAIEGGHMVCTKLDQGMTPTEVANDVLNSSSMPAYHSGYFVGAAIEIYCPQYEPEESKT
- a CDS encoding WXG100 family type VII secretion target gives rise to the protein MAGRFMTDPYAMRDMAGRFETHAQTVEDEARRMWASSQNISGAGWSGQAEATSLDTMGQMNQAFRNIVNMLHGVRDGLIRDANNYEQQEQASQQILSS
- a CDS encoding class I SAM-dependent methyltransferase — translated: MQDPPTGRFDPPTLRDAMARRLYRRSVAAGQITVPAVPALIDEYMKICHHIFASVGAQQTADETAQLRTMLETELARAYNASQRSNIVISYHAPFGVGMNYRVQAEWVTVAGDYDTWVGSREGPLFGTEADARVSALAAAAADPATYRVLDVGAGTGRNALALARRGHPVDAVEMTPKFAEIIRSKAQEESLDVHVIESDAFDSMDGVRSDYQLIVASEVVPEFRTTQELRGVFELAADCLALGGHLVFNAFLPRPSYLPDSAAVQLGQQCNTMIFTRDEVAGAAGELPLELVADDSVVEYEQAHLPQGAWPPTNWFVGWANGLDVFDVEPEQSPIELRWLVFRKTR
- the eccD gene encoding type VII secretion integral membrane protein EccD, with amino-acid sequence MTAVVDAPQTDLEGVASPRAVVVGIMAGEGVQIGVLLDANAPVSVMTEPLLKVVNSRLRELGETPLEATGRGRWALCLVDGTPLRATQSLTEQDVFDGDRLWIRFINDTEHRSQVIEHISTAVAADLSKRFTSIDPVVAIQVGASMVATGVVLASGVLGWWRWHHNSWLPTIATAVIGVLVLGVSLLLLMRAKNDADRRVADIMLLSSLAPITVAAAAAPPGPVGSPQAVLGFGVLTIASALALRFTGRRLAIYTAIVTVCLLTTLASLARMVAATSAVTMLCSLVLISVLLYHAAPALARRLAGIRLPVFPSATSRWVFEARPDLPTTVVRPDGGPPVLEGPASVRDVLLQAERARSFLSGLLVGLGVLMVVSLSALCNPHTNERWLPLLLAGFSAGFLMLRGRSYVDRWQSITLAATAVIIVAAVCVRYALVLSSPLSVSITAAILVLLPAAGLTAAAVVPNTIYSPLFRKFVEWIEYLCLMPIFPLALWLMNVYAAIRYR
- a CDS encoding ESX secretion-associated protein EspG → MDQQSTRTDITVNVDGFWMLQALLDIRHVAPELRCRPYVSTDNNDWLNEHPGMAVMREQGIVVGDAVNEHVAARMKVLAAPDLEVVALLSRGKLLYGVVEDENQPPGSRDIPDNEFRVVLARRGQHWVSAVRVGNDITVDDVSVTDSASIAALVLDGLESIHHADPAAINAVNVPLEEMLEATKSWQESGFNVFSGGDLRRMGISASTVAALGQALSDPAAEVAVYARQYRDDAKGPSASVLSLKDGSGGRIALYQQARTAGSGEAWLAICPATPQLVQVGVKTVLDTLPYGEWKTHSRV
- a CDS encoding type VII secretion system ESX-5 target PE19 encodes the protein MSFVTTQPEALAAAAGNLQGIGTTMSAQNAAAAAPTTGVVPAAADEVSALTAAQFAAHAQMYQAVSAQAAAIHEMFVNTLATSSGSYAATEAANAAAAG
- a CDS encoding DUF732 domain-containing protein, which codes for MCSRVVVAAVLVAVLGPMAVGTAHADGTDDKFLADLRAEGITDHLSSAHAIEAGHFVCVKLDNGMSATDVANDVLNSSSMPAYHSGFFVGASINAYCPRHKNELPAT
- a CDS encoding WXG100 family type VII secretion target; the encoded protein is MTINYQFGDVDAHGALIRAQAANLEAEHQAIVRDVLAAGDFWGGAGSVACQEFITQLGRNFQVIYEQANSHGQKVQSAGSNMAQTDSAVGSSWA